A window of the Lactuca sativa cultivar Salinas chromosome 5, Lsat_Salinas_v11, whole genome shotgun sequence genome harbors these coding sequences:
- the LOC111884869 gene encoding transcription factor DIVARICATA, translating into MDEIVSRSSYFMGSTMFFEDTEKTKWTPEENKRFEDALALFDKETPDRWQNVARLIPGKSVSDVMHQYRKLEEDISEIEAGLLVVPGYSCSDANAMTLEWVVDNHPQFYSHGGKRSRLPDQEKKKGIPWTEEEHRQFLLGLKKYGKGDWRNISRNFVTTRTPTQVASHAQKYFIRQLSGGKDKRRSSIHDITTVHLNDPTKLPESDTCPKPGECTTMVTPPPKPHLHHHPTTNHHMEKALYQWSHPNGGGIMMAPLHGSSSYGPQYGHLGTVFQGNY; encoded by the exons ATGGATGAAATTGTGTCTCGATCTTCGTATTTCATGGGTTCGACGATGTTCTTCGAGGATACGGAAAAGACGAAATGGACCCCGGAAGAGAATAAACGGTTTGAAGATGCATTAGCTCTGTTCGATAAAGAAACCCCCGACAGGTGGCAGAATGTGGCGCGTTTGATTCCGGGGAAAAGTGTGAGTGATGTGATGCATCAGTATAGGAAATTGGAAGAAGATATTAGTGAGATTGAAGCAGGGTTGTTGGTTGTGCCTGGGTATAGTTGTAGTGATGCTAATGCTATGACacttgaatgggtggtggataaTCACCCTCAGTTTTATAGTCATGGAGGAAAGAGAAGTAGGCTTCCTGATCAGGAAAAGAAAAAAGGAATTCCGTGGACAGAAGAAGAACACAg aCAATTTCTTTTGGGGTTGAAAAAGTATGGTAAAGGGGATTGGAGAAATATCTCACGCAATTTTGTGACAACAAGAACACCCACCCAAGTTGCTAGTCATGCTCAAAAGTACTTCATTCGCCAGCTGTCAGGAGGAAAAGATAAAAGAAGGTCAAGCATTCACGACATCACCACAGTGCACCTTAACGACCCCACAAAGTTACCGGAAAGTGACACATGTCCAAAACCAGGTGAATGCACCACCATGGTAACACCACCACCAAAAcctcacctccaccaccaccccaccACAAACCACCATATGGAAAAAGCATTGTACCAATGGAGCCACCCTAATGGTGGTGGTATAATGATGGCACCACTTCACGGAAGCTCATCTTATGGGCCTCAATATGGACACTTGGGTACGGTTTTTCAAGGGAACTATTAA